TCCAACATGGCCATGTCTCCGCTGTCAGAATAGCATACCTGGATACAACAAGAACACATGCAGCAACAAAAAGTCACTTTGAGAGTGTtttagatgtgtttttctttcaggacaaacacacagaaatggaTGTATTCTTTAAAGAAACGCTGCAGGATTAAACTCACCTCATCAGAAACTTATTGAAGGCTCTGCGGTATGCAAATCCAGCCCTTCTCACACGTATGTTTTCCCGCAGTCCCAGGTATTCAACCTGATGCTTTGCCCTAAAAACAGATGGACCACCATTTGTTTAGAAGggattactgtatgtttgagcGTATGTGTAAAAGTTTGTCACAGTGAAGATGCTGACCTGTTCTCCTCCCAGTCTTTCGGTCTTTTTGTCTCATTGGGTTTGATACAGCGGATATAGTGTGGAGTGCATTTCATCAGCGTGCTCACCAGTTCATTAGCTTGTCTCTGTTGGAATATTCAATGCATTGTTAAAACCCCCAAAATATatctttattctgttttctgCAAAGTGAGGAAAGGATAAAACGTACACTGATCAAAGGTTACCATCAGTTTAAACCCTCACCTTGATCTTTGAGCTGGCTGTGGTCGGCCTGCCTTTCTTATCTGTGTTCAGGTTTTCAGGAAACAAGCTACGGATGAAGTCACTGTTGAGACAAATTTGaaggtaatttttttttttaacttcatttcttttcaaaacataCCATgagtaaatacataaaatagGCTTAAGAGACTTACTATTCGCTGCTTTGCATGAGCTCAATGAGGTCAGGGAAAAGCACATCTCGGTTCCTCTCACAGAAGCCATTGATATCATACGACACCTGAGATGACGCCAGGCATTATAATTGCTGTGTAAACTTTACTTTATGAGTATTTGCTATACAATTTTGAATTCAAATGTGCTTAAGGGTTAATGTGTTCATGCAACGACAAACATGTTTACTTCCTCTTGGTGTAACAAAACCCtcattcacaacacaacacaacacacatcgGCCAACAAGCATTATACACAGCAACCCTACAATTTGAAATAAATAGAATCCAAATAATTGTCAGTGGGTAGTATTTCTGCTACCAGAAAGTCAGTGTGACTGATTTTATGTTCCTACTTTGCCAGCGTAGTGATGTATGACGAAGCCAGAGTTCCAGCTGTTGAAATGTTCATGTGTTCCCACGGCAGCCTGCAGTTTCTGCAGGAGTGTGCCATCTGCACCATCTCCTTTGGCATGCATGGTGGCACACACATCGTCCAGCACACTCATTACACCAGGTGGGTTCTGCAGGGAGAGGATGGAGTGTATGAATTTTACTATAAACAATCACCACTTGaaacagattttacacatttaaaagtgtttgggacttaaaaacaaaagatccTCCttgcaaacatacagtatgatgaTTAATAATTTGATGACAAAAGAACAAGATGATgacaatgtttatttaaaatattgttaaaCCCATTAAAGCCAAGCGAGAAcactttttaaattgtttatgttatttatgCAACTGTTTATGCCTCACAAAGAAAGAGTCGGAAAAAAGGCTGCATTCCTGAGGTCAACAATGGCAATAGAATCAGTTCATGTGTCAGTATCTCATATAAGGTGATTCTTTTGCTTATTTGGACCATGGGAGcattttctattttgtgttttaGGAATCatagacaaaaagagaaagaagtaaaaatgtcaaaattctctgatttcagcttcttaaatatgaatattttctggtttctttactccacTATGAtcgtaaactgaatatctttgggctctggacaaagcaagacatttgaGCACATCATcatgggctttgggaaacactgatcaacattttttacatttttatagaacaaacaacaaatctattaaaggagaaaataatcaagagattaatcgacaatgaaattAATTGTTAGTTTCAGCCCTCGATTAAGAGTGATAGAGTTATGAGCTTACCAATTTATTTTCTATGAGGTCGCACACAATCTTATTGTTGAAGTACTCGATGGGAGTCCACTTGATGCCCTCCTGAACATACTCTTCCTGAGAGAAAATTAGAAGACATTAGAATGAATTAGAAGAAAGAATAGAGCTCAGAGGAGAACTgtctgaaatacattttaagaaagCAGATTTGAAAATTCACTACCACGTTCAGACTGAATTATGCATAAGCTCACTATTTGTCTCTATTCAACGAAACCCCATTTACTCAGTAAAGTGCAGAAGTCTAGAGACAAGGAAGAGAAATCAAGAGATGTGACAGACTTTACAAAAGCAATACATTTCACTGTAGCTACCTGCTCAGCCTTCAGAGTCAGTTCAATGAAGATCTGCTGCAGTTTCTCGTTGACAAAGTTGATACAGAACTGCTCGAAGCCATTTCTCTGCAAGTGGGGAACACAATCCAGTCAATATCAGATTATTACCACAGTAAATCTTGCTGTGCTGTACCATCTCTAAAACTACCATCTGTTGTTTTAGTGGCAGCCTATAAATATTATGGAACTGTAAATTGTAAGGGGACTGACCTGGAATATCTCAAAGCCATAAATGTCCAGTACTCCGATACTGAATTCTTCATGCGGCTTCTGGATGGCTTTATTTATAGCctgaagaagacagacaggGAAATATTTAGAACAAATGTCTTTACTGTATGTCAACTTGTGTAGGTAACACGGTGGGTAAGAGGTTTCTCCCTTATTTCACTTAATCGGTTTTTGTTActtctgtgtttaaaaagtttGACTACCTCCACCAGGAAGTCAAAGAGTCGTGCATAAAGGGCTTTGGCCAGGGCGTCTCGTGTGTAGGTGGCCTGCTCCTGGTTCAGGGTCACATTAATGGACTCTGACTTCCCCCCCCACTTTGAATCCATCTTCCGGCTGGTCAGCTTGTCCTGCAGACGGTTGGGGTCGATGCCCAGCAGATATGCAGGGAAGGCGAGCACTGGAAGAGAAAATTATATTTCAAATCAACACAGATATATAAATTATATCAAAATTAGGCTTGAGTAAATAATGCTTCTTTCTGCAGTAATTGTAGATGAAACTGTCTGCAGTCTTTACAATTCAAGACAGCGACTGTGGGATGGTAAAGTTGCTGCCCTGGATGTAAACACCAATTATCTATTGAGCAGGGAATCCCTTGGCAGCAAACAAAGGAAAAGCTAAACAAGGTAGTACTGATGTGCACAGATCCTATCAATTAACAGTGTATTTGTCATGGGACTGCTTCATCATCGTGAGCTCTAATTTACTCATATCCCTTGAGGGATGTGCACACATAATCCGCAGTGTGTGTACACGGGCATGGaagagtgaatgtgtgtgactggtgtatgtgcatgtgtctcACTCACAGTCCGTGCTCTCCACCTGCCCGTAGTTGCCTGCTTCTATGAAGCTGATGTTTCCCAGGTGAAGGATGCCTGCGACAATCTGCAGCACCTGAGTCTGGATGTCACCTGGGATCCCAATCACCTGCATGGCTTCCTGGAGaccacagcaaaaaaaaatttataaaaaaacaaacaaacaaacagataatgAGGGCAGCAATTTGTAGCATCAACAAGCAGACTCAGTGGAAATATTTGATTTTCGAAACCCTTTTGTtgtaatttattattaattttttttgtttcctggtCTTTCTGGCTGAGCAATATTAGACTGTGAAGAACAAACATAGCAACTACACTCAGTTACTGTTAACGCTAGGTCCATCTAGCTAATGTTATGCAaactaaaactgtaaaaaaagaatTTAACTTTAGCAATTAAGCCCAACTTTATAAGTATTAAAATGCTTAGTTTTGTTGATACTGTTCTAGAAAAGCCTACTTTTTATATCAACAAGggcaaaaaacatgaataaatttCAGCAGTAAATCAAAACCGAGCTTAGCTTATATAACATAAGCTACAACAAAACCTGAAGGTAGTTTTAGCTCAGTTTGTCCAATTAACTGAGTATAGGCATGGCCACTTAccacaggaaaaaagaaaagcgtTCATATAATTTTAAAAGatggaaaataaagttttaaagtgGTTAAAGTAACTCATGTCTAGCTAACTGTTTCACTTTTGACAGTTGCTTTTACCGTTAGCTTAGCAAGTCgcaactgttaaaaaaaaggtgctGTTGCTATGGATACCTGCCATTTGCGCACTGATTCAGCGTTTTTTACGAGGGACTACTTCTTCGGTAGAAACTAGTTCCAAGTAAATCTGTTCATTGTGAGCTCTGTGTATTATATAGAGTAACACTGGCACTGTTTTTGAAAGGATGTGTTTCcattgattattttaaaaatgtatttgtcaatGCTGTTTGCACCTTAAACAAAATTCTAATCACCTCCATTATATTTGAGTGGCGGAGGAACTGGTATCGCCCacaccaaataaataaaacaaaaacgaGCTAGTTAGTTACTAAAAAGCTGTAGTGAGCTACTACAGGTTGGTCAGAAAATATTGTTATACCTAATAAGTAGtgaataaatatgtaaaaatatgtttagtTTGGATTAACAGCCTCATAAGTCGTTTACCAGACCTTTGTTTAATGTGTAGCCTGCAGTTACACggttttaaccattcatttccatgaaagctaacgttagctacacTATCTTTCTTCAAGGCTGGATTAGCAACTGTCCCTGCCTGGGCCCCAGACCTTTATCAGGACCCCCCAAATCCCCTGGAGCATCACAGTTGGTTTATGGTAATGTGAaccatttcttttctttgtttggaaATTTACTCTACTAAATATTAACAGACATAATATGCCTTATGGCCTTTGAGTTATTAGCTGTCCAAAATCAAACTACTGGATCTTAATTATTTCAGGTTACTCCtaaattagtttttgtttaatcataTTACCACACAGCAAACCTGGGGCCATGTTTAATTCACACAGTGATTCCCAAAAGCCTCCTGGTCCCCCAACATCAAGCACTTTCTACTTTGCAACCAGGCAACACAGTCTAAATTAGATCTATGAGTCTGAACAGTTTCTTCAAAGAGTGATAGTCCCCTCAAATCTCCCATTGTTTATTAGTATAATCTTCCACAATACACCTATAAAAAGAGGCTTTGGGTGGAGTAAAAAATTGcatatttttgtatgtttcttttttccttctttgtcaATTAATCATCACATGGCCCTatgatttatcttgtgaccccCTCAGAGGGATCCAGGGCCTCTATTGGGATTTGGGAATTTTCTCCACAATATATGTACCATAGTCTCTTGAAAGTCTTTGCTGTCGTTGGTCCCATCCACCTTGTAGGTCCCAGATTGGTTgaggtagtagtagtagtctgGGGTCATGATGCCCAGACCCTCTTTCTGCTGGTTGTTGGCGCCCTCTATCAGCTGGAGGAGAATAGTGTAGGTAGAAAAGAAGTTAAACATGATTATCTGAGGCAGTTCTTTTCAGTAGtgataatgagaaaaataatgaatcatGAATAGACAGTATCAGTATCTGTGACGATTTGTGCATGTCTCTCATCAGCCTCTGACCTGATAGTAAATGTGGAAGTTACGCTCGCTCTCATTCTGGCTCACCACCCTCGACTTCTCCAGCAGGAAGTTTGAGATTTTTCCGCCGTctggctctcctcctctgctgaacTGAATCTCAAAGTATTTCCCCTGGTAGATGCAAAGTCAAAGTCAACAATCAGAAGTGACAAACAGGCTGTCACCTTATAAATCTGTCAGATCTGGTTCACTTAACAGGTGCAGGGTGAGTGCACTCATTGTGCACCTGCCTGACACACCAACAACGCCTCATTATAACCTAAATAAAGCAAATAGATAACATTAACACTGCAGCAGATTTCCAGATAAAAACTGTGCCCTCCATGGTTGCTACATCTGTATGACCTGGAAGATACTCTGCATACATCTAACTACATTGACTTATACTCAAACTTTCTAGCTGCAGAGGGActacagaaacatttcaatTTAGCAACTTGCACTAATCTGCACACTTGCATGTTGTTGTGGTTTATAGGTGTGAAATTAGAGTCATCATAAGGACCCCACTGATGAGAAATGACGGGATGAATTGTCTTGTTGTGAGAATCAAACCAACACTGCTAGCTGTAACAATGCTTCAGTAAGacaaattaaatattatatGTTCCCCCATTTCTCAAAAATACCCTTTTACGGTAAGTGCATACTTTCAATACTTTGGATCAGTAATATCTTTTCATAAGTGAATACTGTTATTTTTCcattagagctgaaacaattagtcaattaatcaattagatAATTAACTGAAAACTGATCAACAACTACTTAAAGAATTGATTACATTGTTTAAGTagtttttttaacataaatgcTAATCATTCCATAGTTTTACCTTCTAAATTGTAAGGTTTGCATATTTGTCTTATGTGATAGTTAACTCAATATCTTGAGTGGACTGTTCGCAGACTTATCATTACACTAATAATCATTAGTTCACAAATAGCAGCGTGAGAAATCAGCTTCACGTGGAGCAAGTCTGTAATGCAGTCCAGTTCTTTATCCAAATAAGAGATGTAcccttctttttaaaaagaaacgactggaaaaaaacaactcaactgGCATAATCTAAGTCTCTGGATGCCCCAGtatcctaaattgatttgaaaaaacgtATTTACACgttttttaaagcagaaaccTTCAATGTAGCTGCAAAGCTAAAAGTGTAAGCACGCACCCCtgctgaagtgggtgcatgagcttgacTGCGTGTTGTAGGTGTAAATagtgtctttttaaatcagtttgggatctttgGGCTTCCTGAAACTCAGATTATGCAGAATGAGCTGTTTGAGCCATTTAATGTTGTTGGTTTTCTACTTAAGTTTTgtaggagaacgctgcaaagctgttttgctgtgaagctccagaaccACTACAGCAAAAGCCAGTGGATCACAACATTAGGATTTCTCCTCCAGACGCCATGAATGTCTCcacaaaatgtcatggcaatccatccagtagtttgAGTTATGTCAGTTTGAACCAAAGTGTTGGACCAGACAGCCAACTTCCCATTCCCACGCTATGCTAGCGTGGCTAAAAATCTGTAAATACTTGACATTTAAGCATCTACAAACCCCCACTCAACTAGCATCCGCAGTACGTGTTGAAGAAAAGATTATACTCACAAAACGACTAGAGTTGTTGTTGCGGACGGTCTTGGCATTACCAAAAGCTTCCAGGAGAGGATTTGACTGTAGGATGATGTCTTTtacatgctgcacacacacacacacacacacacacacacacacacacacacacacacacacacacacacacacaccggaaACAGTGTGAGACACAACAGAAATGCCTGCTCACCACACTAAAGGAAAATTTCAAGATATCTTTAGCCATTGTGTGCTGTCTCTACCTGAACTTTCGATCCTCCTCCAGAAACTTTGGAAATGTAACCCATGATATATTTGGCAGCCACTGTCTTTCCAGCACCGCTCTCACCGCTGCCACAACCCCATGACAAATAGGACACAACACAccacaaaacaacataatgttACTCAAGCTACACTGGCACGTGGCAACACGTGCTGTATTATAAAAACGAAAGACAGGGCTGTTGTGATCACCTAATGATGACACACTGATTCTCTCCATCAATCATCATGTTTCTGTACATGTTATCTGTCAAGGCGTAGATGTGCGGTGGATTCTCATATTGGGCCTGCAGAGACgaatagagagaaagagatttgTGGTCAGTCATCAACAGTTTGAACCAAACACCACTAATTTACAAGGACTGTTTATGAAATGTTCAAGAAGTGTACTCACAGCTCCTTGGTAAAGTTCGATCTCTCTATCGGTGAAATAGGGCATCTGCTTGAACGGGTTAACTGATATTAATACAGCGCCGATGTATGTCTGAGCAGAGAGGTCAAGGAGGGTAAATCGTCTTTTAGGCCATAACTGAtatatttgatcatttaaaaatccaatatataatatattcggtaaaattcaagttttttttttgtttttcattaaggTGTGTGGCTAATATATGTACTGAGTGGTCAATGTCAAGTTTATGTCCAGAGAAACCTGGTAACAGTGCAAATGTAGCACCAATGACCTGTCAGTAATATCAGCACATACAATACAGTTTACACAATCCAATTCagcaatcaaacacacacaatctctgGCAGTAAGGCTTGGGCCAATAATAGATATTACCAAATTATCCGATATTTACTGTCATATGCAATGTCTTTCACAATATCGAATATCGCACAGCTGTTAAGACatcttcaggcttttattttgaaaagaaaatgcacgcTGAGCTGTCATGGCAGCAGAGGCAATGTACCTCGATATTTAAGGAGGTGGGAATGAGACCGGGCGGGCGGAGGTTACTACAGGTTAATTGACCGGATATGGTGGCATGCACACAGTGCACGCAGTGCTGTCAGACAAAAATATTGTCTATCGTGATATTTGGGCTGGACAATATCATGATTTAAAATTTTGGATATCGCCCATTCCTGCTGGCAGTAAATCATCTTTTCCTTTTGGTGTTGTAGCACAGTTAGGAATCACTTTATAACAAGTGCACTTAACAAGCATCGATAAGTTGACAGTAATTGCTTTATTAATGAATAAGAAATCAATTACCCATTAGCAAGCCATCACCTGGGGATTATTAAAGCAACCACCGAGTCACTCAGGTCATTTCCTCAGTATTTCTTGCTAAAGATGTGAAGAGTTCCATCAAGTGAAATTTAAATTACATAACTGCCCTAATACGCCCATAATCTCAAAATTTGACCATCCTTATTCTTCTGcagtctgcagccatgctaACAGCTCCGTGAGGCTGTAAGTACACAGCAGTTCTCACTATGATGCTAAGCAGGTATACCATCTTAGCTCGGTATCTTAGCGTGCTAGCATTAGCTAAATACAAACCATAGCTACGACTGATGGTAATGTCAATAGTTCTGCTGGTTTTGGGttataaacattttcaaaatttgACCTGGTGATGGCACTGAAGTTATTAGAATTCATCCTGAGGGCAACAGTACTATTTGTaccaaatgtcatggcaatccacCAAATAGTTGGACATTTCACCCAAAACCACGTATGTGAACCTCGTGGTTTCTGATGGAAAATTCAGGggatcaacaaaaaaataggatttgtgtctgtaccaaatttcatatCAATCCACCCAGAATTtgatgtgatatttcagtttgaacCAAAGTAATAGAATGACGGACCGACAACCCCGCCTCGCTACTAAATTACAGATTATAGTTGGCGTCTGGTCAAATTTATCTGGAATGGCGGTGGTGGGGGGAATTACTAAGGTTATGacttcagtatttctaaaaaCTTGTGCTACGGCCCGACCATTATATGAAGGTTCAACCGTCTGTACTTCCTGATTTCTGTGATAAAACAGTTGCCTTAAAAAGTCAAAGCATT
This window of the Pagrus major chromosome 11, Pma_NU_1.0 genome carries:
- the myo1f gene encoding unconventional myosin-If, coding for MAKYHWQSQNVKQSGVDDMVLLSKITEDAIVENLKKRYMDDYIFTYIGAVLISVNPFKQMPYFTDREIELYQGAAQYENPPHIYALTDNMYRNMMIDGENQCVIISGESGAGKTVAAKYIMGYISKVSGGGSKVQHVKDIILQSNPLLEAFGNAKTVRNNNSSRFGKYFEIQFSRGGEPDGGKISNFLLEKSRVVSQNESERNFHIYYQLIEGANNQQKEGLGIMTPDYYYYLNQSGTYKVDGTNDSKDFQETMEAMQVIGIPGDIQTQVLQIVAGILHLGNISFIEAGNYGQVESTDLLAFPAYLLGIDPNRLQDKLTSRKMDSKWGGKSESINVTLNQEQATYTRDALAKALYARLFDFLVEAINKAIQKPHEEFSIGVLDIYGFEIFQRNGFEQFCINFVNEKLQQIFIELTLKAEQEEYVQEGIKWTPIEYFNNKIVCDLIENKLNPPGVMSVLDDVCATMHAKGDGADGTLLQKLQAAVGTHEHFNSWNSGFVIHHYAGKVSYDINGFCERNRDVLFPDLIELMQSSEYDFIRSLFPENLNTDKKGRPTTASSKIKRQANELVSTLMKCTPHYIRCIKPNETKRPKDWEENRAKHQVEYLGLRENIRVRRAGFAYRRAFNKFLMRYAILTAETWPCWRGPEQQGVLHLLRSVNMDNDQYQMGRTKVFVKNPESLFLLEEMRERKFDTFARIIQKSWRRFIARKKYEQMREEASDILYNSKERRKNSINRNFVGDYLGLEQRPELRQFLSKRERVDFADSVNKFDRRFKSIKRDMILTPKGIYLIGREKVKKGPEKGQIKEVLKRKMEFGSISSVSLSTRQDDFFILHETQYDSLLESNFKTEFLSLLSKRYEEVTKRKLSISFTDRLEFRVKKEGWGGGGSRVVTFQRGQGDLAQLKPAGKTLTITVGDGLPKNSKPSRKTAPQSRGGGRNNYAGGAHQNGAAKFSRAPPHQQSEITYSAPHKQGRPPSTALPKLGSQRAPRVPAQNQYNQGNLDFLNVPEVGMSGKQRKRSISHRPPPAPKPQPRPQGPRCRAIYQYVGQDTDEISFEVNDVFDLVKEDPSGWWTGRIRGREGLFPGNYVEKI